One genomic segment of Amycolatopsis sp. Hca4 includes these proteins:
- a CDS encoding sugar ABC transporter ATP-binding protein — MSSSPPALAVEGIGKRFSGVTALDDVSLEFRSGEVLALMGENGAGKSTLLRVLSGDQGPDDGRLLLDGTEVTFDTPRAAMAAGVRVIYQEPEIIPHVSVAENVFVGELPAKARVFSRRTLTKATQDALAEYGFEGVLDPATLGVALSAAQRQLVEILRVLTAATPPKVIAFDEPTSSLSEHEVEALFRLIGRLRDSGVAVVYVSHRMKEIFQLADRVAVLRDGKLVGVQQAAETDEAGLVRMMIGRDLSALERRVTQATGDVVLKLTDVTTDDVSGISLQVRAGEVVCLAGLVGAGRSELARAIVGDLPIRSGTAELDGKRLRAHNPGDAVKAGIGFAPEERKTDALLMQRSVRDNVSIAVLDRLRRFRVVKRAKERALVEEYVRELRVRTPSMEQEVRKLSGGNQQKAVLARWLARRPKLLILDEPTRGVDVGAKAEIYRIIDGLAAEGIALLVISSDLPEVLTLADRILVMRAGRLAGELGREEATEEAVLTLAIPETEPAVDDAQEIGA, encoded by the coding sequence ATGTCCAGCTCCCCTCCCGCGCTCGCCGTCGAGGGCATCGGCAAGCGCTTCTCCGGGGTCACCGCCCTCGACGACGTCTCGCTGGAGTTCCGCTCCGGCGAGGTGCTGGCCCTGATGGGCGAGAACGGCGCCGGGAAGTCGACGCTCCTGCGCGTGCTGTCCGGCGACCAGGGCCCGGATGACGGCCGGCTGCTCCTGGACGGCACCGAGGTCACCTTCGACACCCCGCGCGCGGCGATGGCCGCCGGGGTGCGCGTGATCTACCAGGAACCCGAGATCATCCCGCACGTCTCGGTGGCGGAGAACGTCTTCGTCGGCGAACTCCCCGCGAAGGCCCGCGTGTTCAGCCGCCGCACGCTCACCAAGGCCACGCAGGACGCGCTGGCCGAGTACGGCTTCGAAGGCGTCCTCGACCCGGCCACCCTCGGTGTCGCCCTCTCCGCCGCGCAGCGCCAGCTCGTCGAGATCCTGCGCGTGCTCACCGCGGCCACGCCGCCGAAGGTGATCGCGTTCGACGAGCCGACGTCGTCGTTGTCGGAGCACGAGGTCGAGGCGCTGTTCCGGCTGATCGGGCGGCTGCGCGACAGCGGTGTCGCGGTCGTCTACGTCTCGCACCGGATGAAGGAGATCTTCCAGCTCGCCGACCGCGTCGCCGTGCTGCGCGACGGCAAGCTCGTCGGCGTCCAGCAGGCCGCGGAGACCGACGAGGCCGGCCTGGTCCGGATGATGATCGGCCGCGACCTCTCCGCGCTCGAACGCCGCGTCACCCAGGCCACCGGGGACGTCGTGCTGAAGCTGACCGACGTCACCACCGACGACGTTTCGGGCATCTCGCTGCAGGTCCGCGCGGGCGAGGTCGTGTGCCTGGCCGGGCTGGTCGGCGCGGGCCGGTCCGAGCTGGCCCGCGCGATCGTCGGCGACCTGCCGATCCGGTCCGGGACCGCCGAGCTCGACGGCAAGCGGCTGCGCGCGCACAACCCTGGTGACGCCGTCAAAGCCGGCATCGGCTTCGCTCCCGAAGAGCGCAAGACGGACGCGCTGCTCATGCAGCGGTCCGTACGCGACAACGTCTCCATCGCCGTCCTGGACCGGCTTCGCCGCTTCCGGGTCGTGAAGCGGGCGAAGGAGCGCGCGCTCGTCGAGGAGTACGTACGCGAGCTTCGCGTGCGGACGCCGTCGATGGAGCAGGAAGTCCGCAAGCTCTCCGGCGGCAACCAGCAGAAGGCGGTGCTCGCGCGCTGGCTCGCGCGAAGGCCGAAGCTGCTGATCCTCGACGAGCCGACGCGCGGGGTCGACGTCGGCGCGAAGGCCGAGATCTACCGGATCATCGACGGCCTCGCCGCCGAAGGCATCGCGCTGCTGGTCATCTCCTCCGACCTGCCCGAAGTGCTGACGCTGGCCGACCGCATCCTCGTCATGCGCGCCGGACGTCTCGCGGGCGAGCTCGGCCGTGAGGAAGCGACCGAGGAAGCCGTGCTGACCCTCGCCATCCCCGAAACCGAACCAGCCGTGGACGACGCCCAGGAGATCGGCGCATGA
- a CDS encoding substrate-binding domain-containing protein, translating into MISGALLASCSSGKDTAAPQQQAPANGKITLYYLQKQGDQQYFVEQAQGAQEKAKELGVELKVVNLGQDANKAITELDAAVAQGANGVAIVVPDQAIGPQVIDKAKSAGIPLIASDDVIKDGTGAKAPFVGFNGSQMGDSVGTEAGKLFKAAGWAAADTKIISAFKQDLTVCTDRVNAAKSAFAKAAGADVPVIDVGTDNSPVDAQNKSGAVIGSNPGVKHWVVWGCNDENETGVVTALANSGVQANNIIGVGLGAYLTCKDWAAGKDTGNKSALYISGAEVGRSAIQVLVDKVKNGKELPAETIAKTTIVNKDNYKQAGVNCT; encoded by the coding sequence TTGATTTCCGGCGCTCTGCTGGCGTCCTGCTCCTCCGGCAAAGACACCGCGGCGCCGCAGCAGCAGGCGCCGGCCAACGGCAAGATCACCCTGTACTACCTGCAGAAACAGGGTGACCAGCAGTACTTCGTCGAGCAGGCCCAGGGCGCGCAGGAGAAGGCGAAGGAACTCGGCGTCGAACTCAAGGTCGTCAACCTCGGCCAGGACGCCAACAAGGCGATCACCGAACTGGACGCCGCGGTCGCCCAGGGCGCCAACGGCGTCGCCATCGTCGTCCCCGACCAGGCCATCGGCCCGCAGGTGATCGACAAGGCCAAGAGCGCGGGCATCCCGCTGATCGCCTCCGACGACGTCATCAAGGACGGCACCGGCGCGAAGGCCCCATTCGTCGGCTTCAACGGCAGCCAGATGGGCGACTCGGTCGGCACCGAGGCGGGGAAGCTGTTCAAGGCCGCCGGCTGGGCCGCCGCGGACACGAAGATCATCAGCGCGTTCAAGCAGGACCTGACCGTCTGCACCGACCGCGTCAACGCCGCCAAGAGCGCGTTCGCCAAGGCCGCGGGCGCGGACGTCCCGGTGATCGACGTCGGCACCGACAACTCCCCCGTCGACGCGCAGAACAAGTCCGGCGCGGTGATCGGCTCCAACCCCGGCGTCAAGCACTGGGTCGTCTGGGGCTGCAACGACGAGAACGAGACGGGCGTCGTCACCGCGCTGGCCAACTCCGGCGTCCAGGCGAACAACATCATCGGTGTCGGCCTCGGCGCGTACCTCACCTGCAAGGACTGGGCCGCCGGCAAGGACACCGGCAACAAGTCCGCGCTCTACATCTCCGGCGCCGAGGTCGGCCGCTCGGCGATCCAGGTGCTGGTCGACAAGGTCAAGAACGGCAAGGAACTGCCCGCCGAGACGATCGCCAAGACCACGATCGTCAACAAGGACAACTACAAGCAGGCCGGCGTCAACTGCACCTGA
- a CDS encoding family 2 encapsulin nanocompartment cargo protein polyprenyl transferase — MTTMNTRTAARPLTDVLAWSKGLVDPALRAAAERLPETMRRIAAYHFGWQDAQGRPAVTDGGKALRPALVLLCAEAAGGEAADAVPAAVAVELVHNFSLLHDDVMDGDTTRRHRATAWTVFGTGPAVLAGDALLSLAFEVLAPSGAANAKVLSDATLALLEGQAEDLDFEQRDDVTPAECVRMAEGKTAALLGAACALGAGGAERFGAFGRAVGLAFQHVDDLLGIWGDPAVTGKPVYSDLQNRKKSLPVVTALCSGTPAGADLAALYARPEPLAETELAHAATLVEAAGGRQWSQAQADALLAKALRDLTAAAPPSRATAELATLARLITTRTH, encoded by the coding sequence ATGACGACCATGAACACGCGGACCGCCGCTCGTCCGCTCACCGACGTCCTGGCGTGGAGCAAGGGACTCGTCGACCCGGCGCTGCGGGCGGCCGCCGAGCGGCTGCCGGAGACGATGCGGCGGATCGCCGCCTACCACTTCGGCTGGCAGGACGCCCAGGGACGGCCGGCCGTCACCGACGGCGGCAAGGCGCTGCGGCCGGCGTTGGTGCTGCTGTGCGCGGAAGCCGCGGGCGGGGAGGCGGCCGATGCGGTGCCCGCCGCCGTCGCCGTCGAGCTGGTGCACAACTTCTCGCTGCTGCACGACGACGTCATGGACGGCGACACGACCCGGCGGCACCGGGCGACGGCGTGGACGGTGTTCGGCACCGGGCCGGCGGTGCTGGCCGGGGACGCGTTGCTGAGCCTGGCGTTCGAGGTGCTCGCGCCCAGCGGCGCGGCGAACGCGAAGGTGCTGTCGGACGCGACACTCGCCCTGCTCGAAGGCCAGGCCGAGGACCTGGACTTCGAGCAGCGCGACGACGTCACCCCCGCCGAGTGCGTGCGGATGGCGGAGGGCAAGACGGCGGCCCTGCTGGGCGCGGCCTGCGCGCTCGGCGCGGGCGGTGCGGAGCGGTTCGGTGCGTTCGGCCGCGCGGTTGGCCTGGCGTTCCAGCACGTCGACGACCTGCTCGGGATCTGGGGCGACCCGGCCGTCACGGGCAAGCCGGTGTACTCGGACCTGCAGAACCGCAAGAAGTCCCTGCCGGTGGTGACGGCCCTGTGTTCCGGCACCCCGGCCGGCGCGGACCTCGCCGCGCTCTACGCCCGGCCCGAACCCCTGGCCGAGACCGAGCTGGCCCACGCGGCGACCCTGGTCGAGGCCGCGGGCGGCCGCCAGTGGAGCCAGGCCCAGGCGGACGCGTTGCTCGCCAAGGCCCTCCGCGACCTCACCGCGGCCGCCCCACCTTCCCGCGCCACCGCCGAACTCGCCACCCTGGCCCGCCTCATCACCACCCGCACCCACTGA
- a CDS encoding family 2B encapsulin nanocompartment shell protein, whose translation MTVTEESVQLSLSVRAARTLSTTTKTPPQMRGITTRWLLTQLPWIDVPAGSYRVNRRLTYTLGDGKLSFYTTGTRVHVIPAELTELALLRDFGDEAALEALAEAFEQREYEPGATLFTAGTPLDTLFLIAHGKITRHRAGPYGDDLHLGTATDGDHFGEELLGPEPGTWTFTARAATRVTALVLPATAYARLNGRSEPLRTHVAEALARPRKPQNHKGEAAIDLAAGHDGEPLLPGTYVDYDPSPREYDLAVAQTLLRVHNRVTDLYNQPMNQLEQQLRLTVEALRERQEHELINNTDFGLLHNADLKQRIPTRTGPPTPLDLDDLLCRRRKTRFFLAHPQAIAAFGRECTARRIYPDTTLLDGKRVTTWRGVPILPSDKIPISPAGTTSILAMRTGEDDAGVIALRPKTLPDEYQPGLNVRHMGTNDQAITSYLVSAYHSAAVLVPDALGILDDVQVGS comes from the coding sequence GTGACCGTCACCGAGGAGTCGGTGCAGCTCTCGCTCAGCGTCCGCGCCGCGCGGACGCTGAGCACCACCACCAAAACCCCGCCGCAAATGCGCGGCATCACCACCCGCTGGCTGCTCACCCAGCTGCCCTGGATCGACGTCCCCGCCGGCTCCTACCGCGTCAACCGCCGCCTCACCTACACCCTCGGCGACGGCAAACTCTCCTTCTACACCACCGGCACCCGCGTCCACGTCATCCCCGCCGAACTCACCGAACTGGCGTTACTGCGCGACTTCGGCGACGAGGCAGCGTTGGAGGCGTTGGCGGAGGCGTTCGAGCAACGCGAATACGAACCCGGCGCCACCCTGTTCACCGCCGGCACCCCACTGGACACCCTGTTCCTCATCGCCCACGGCAAAATCACCCGCCACCGCGCCGGCCCCTACGGCGACGACCTCCACCTCGGCACTGCCACCGACGGCGACCACTTCGGCGAAGAACTCCTCGGCCCCGAACCGGGTACCTGGACCTTCACCGCCCGCGCCGCCACCCGCGTCACCGCCCTCGTCCTGCCCGCCACCGCCTACGCCCGCCTCAACGGCCGCTCCGAACCCCTGCGCACCCACGTCGCCGAGGCGCTGGCCCGGCCCCGGAAACCCCAGAACCACAAAGGCGAAGCCGCCATCGACCTCGCCGCCGGACACGACGGCGAACCCCTGCTACCCGGCACCTACGTCGACTACGACCCCTCGCCCCGGGAATACGACCTGGCCGTCGCCCAGACCCTTCTGCGGGTTCACAACCGGGTGACCGATCTTTACAACCAGCCGATGAACCAGCTCGAACAACAACTCCGGCTCACCGTCGAAGCCCTCCGCGAACGACAAGAACACGAACTGATCAACAACACCGACTTCGGGCTCCTGCACAACGCCGACCTCAAACAACGGATCCCCACCCGGACCGGGCCGCCGACGCCGCTCGACCTCGACGACCTGCTCTGCCGACGCCGCAAAACCCGCTTCTTCCTCGCCCACCCCCAAGCCATCGCCGCCTTCGGCCGCGAATGCACCGCCCGCCGCATCTACCCCGACACCACCCTCCTCGACGGCAAACGCGTCACCACCTGGCGCGGAGTACCGATCCTCCCCAGCGACAAAATCCCCATCAGCCCAGCCGGCACCACCTCCATCCTCGCCATGCGCACCGGCGAAGACGACGCCGGCGTCATCGCCCTCCGACCCAAAACACTGCCCGACGAATACCAACCCGGACTCAACGTCCGACACATGGGCACCAACGACCAAGCCATCACCTCCTACCTCGTCAGCGCCTACCACTCCGCCGCCGTCCTCGTCCCCGACGCCCTCGGCATCCTCGACGACGTCCAGGTGGGCAGCTGA
- a CDS encoding DUF4239 domain-containing protein codes for MNIFVAGSLWVAGAALVAGVVAYLVRRFGWDEGRPDNNDAAGQVFTIVGGLHAVLLAFVLISLYDSVNNVSQNAQTEADSLVAATWAADALPAETKDRVHQLAAAYARTVEEQEWPRLADGGEVPATGATELDQMRHAVAEAPSDDDWLLDRKTEASNQLWSVYQARQQRLNHSGAGGVGPVVWFALILGSLITAILLPNLFGGTRLAAHIIIVSTLAGTITLLLFAIHQLQNPFSGGVSVPPEAFTSALARLA; via the coding sequence ATGAACATCTTCGTGGCCGGCAGTCTCTGGGTGGCCGGCGCGGCCCTGGTCGCGGGCGTGGTCGCCTACCTGGTCCGCCGGTTCGGCTGGGACGAAGGCAGGCCTGACAACAACGACGCCGCCGGCCAGGTGTTCACCATCGTCGGCGGGCTGCACGCGGTCCTGCTCGCCTTCGTGCTCATCTCGCTGTACGACTCGGTGAACAACGTCAGCCAGAACGCGCAGACCGAAGCCGACAGCCTGGTCGCGGCCACCTGGGCGGCCGACGCGCTGCCGGCCGAGACCAAGGACCGGGTGCACCAGCTCGCCGCCGCCTACGCCCGCACGGTCGAGGAACAGGAATGGCCGCGCCTGGCCGACGGCGGCGAGGTCCCGGCCACCGGCGCGACGGAGCTCGACCAGATGCGCCACGCGGTCGCGGAGGCCCCGTCCGACGACGACTGGCTGCTGGACCGCAAGACCGAGGCCAGCAACCAGCTGTGGTCGGTCTACCAGGCCCGCCAGCAGCGGCTGAACCATTCCGGGGCCGGCGGGGTCGGCCCGGTCGTCTGGTTCGCCCTGATCCTCGGCAGCCTGATCACCGCGATCCTGCTGCCCAACCTGTTCGGCGGCACACGGCTGGCCGCGCACATCATCATCGTGTCCACCCTGGCCGGCACGATCACGTTGCTGCTCTTCGCGATCCACCAGCTGCAGAACCCGTTCAGCGGCGGCGTCAGCGTGCCCCCCGAGGCGTTCACCTCGGCGCTGGCCAGGCTGGCTTGA
- a CDS encoding ABC transporter permease, whose product MSTPTKETSAPAAAPQPSAARRVLTGIGVQNSSLIITLIALVILLSVLNENFFRTNNLLLIGSAITIMGLLALVQTLVIILGALDISVGSMAGLASVISAMVFTSTGNAEVGILAAVGVGILCGLVNGMIIIFGRVNPVVATLAMLATYKGIAQVISDGKAQGYTGGDDLFIFLAKGAIAGLPSLVWVFLIVAALLHFLLKYTDIGRNVYAIGGNDTAARLAGININRYIIGVYALVGVVAAIAGVLITARTGSGQPTSGSEGLELQAVTGAALGGTMLKGGRGSIISTVLAVIILGVLDNGMSGLGINPFWQNVAHGALLVIAVVLQQLRSGERRVGLPE is encoded by the coding sequence ATGAGTACTCCCACCAAGGAAACGTCGGCGCCCGCTGCCGCGCCTCAGCCAAGCGCCGCGCGCCGGGTGCTGACCGGCATCGGCGTGCAGAACTCGAGCCTGATCATCACGCTGATCGCACTGGTGATCCTGCTGAGCGTGCTGAACGAGAACTTCTTCCGCACCAACAACCTGCTGCTGATCGGCAGCGCGATCACCATCATGGGCCTGCTCGCCCTGGTCCAGACGCTGGTGATCATCCTGGGCGCGCTGGACATCTCGGTCGGCTCGATGGCGGGGCTCGCGTCGGTGATCTCGGCGATGGTGTTCACCTCGACCGGCAACGCCGAGGTCGGCATTCTCGCCGCGGTCGGCGTCGGCATCCTCTGCGGCCTGGTCAACGGCATGATCATCATCTTCGGCCGGGTCAACCCGGTGGTCGCGACGCTGGCCATGCTCGCCACCTACAAGGGCATCGCGCAGGTCATCTCCGACGGCAAGGCGCAGGGCTACACCGGCGGCGACGACCTGTTCATCTTCCTGGCCAAGGGCGCGATCGCCGGGCTGCCGTCGCTGGTGTGGGTGTTCCTGATCGTCGCGGCGCTGCTGCACTTCCTGCTCAAGTACACCGACATCGGCCGCAACGTCTACGCCATCGGCGGCAACGACACCGCCGCACGGCTGGCCGGGATCAACATCAACCGGTACATCATCGGTGTGTACGCCCTCGTCGGCGTGGTCGCGGCGATCGCGGGCGTGCTGATCACCGCGCGCACCGGCTCCGGCCAGCCGACGTCCGGGTCGGAAGGCCTGGAGCTGCAGGCGGTCACCGGCGCCGCGCTCGGCGGCACGATGCTCAAGGGCGGCCGCGGCTCGATCATCTCGACCGTGCTCGCGGTGATCATCCTGGGCGTGCTCGACAACGGCATGTCCGGGCTGGGCATCAACCCGTTCTGGCAGAACGTCGCCCACGGCGCGCTGCTGGTGATCGCGGTCGTGCTGCAACAGCTGCGCAGCGGGGAACGGCGCGTCGGCCTGCCCGAGTAG
- a CDS encoding CapA family protein has translation MRKHRVAALAGIAVLAAGCSSPPQQGPAPTPFPETAASSSEAAAPEGSFSVVATGDVLIHPALTEQAEADGGGKIDYRPLLAGIKPLISGADLGICHLETPLAPEGGPYSGYPSFSAPPEIADAIKDIGYDTCSTASNHTIDQGAEGVTRTLDKLDAIGVKHTGSARSAGEAAKPLILDVHGVKVAQVSYAFGFNGIKVPAGKPWLANQIDVDAVLAAARKARQAGAQVVIASLHWGVEYQHEPTAEQRSQAKKILASDDVDLIVGHHAHVVQPFEKIGGKWVAYGLGNSVARHSEPKGDTEEGAAARFRFVRDGDRWKVAKAEYIPTLIRLEAPIRLIDLSTSPSSPPVTKALQDTDKNILSLGAAKSGLTRPGP, from the coding sequence ATGAGGAAGCACCGCGTCGCCGCGCTCGCCGGGATCGCCGTCCTGGCGGCCGGGTGCAGCAGCCCGCCGCAGCAGGGGCCGGCGCCCACGCCGTTCCCCGAGACGGCGGCCTCGTCTTCGGAAGCCGCCGCGCCCGAGGGGTCGTTCAGCGTCGTCGCCACCGGTGACGTCCTGATCCACCCGGCGCTGACCGAGCAGGCCGAGGCCGACGGCGGCGGCAAGATCGACTACCGGCCGCTGCTGGCCGGGATCAAGCCGCTGATCTCCGGCGCGGACCTCGGGATCTGCCACCTCGAGACGCCGCTGGCGCCGGAGGGCGGGCCGTACAGCGGGTACCCGTCGTTCAGCGCGCCGCCGGAGATCGCCGACGCGATCAAGGACATCGGCTACGACACCTGCTCGACGGCGTCCAACCACACGATCGACCAGGGCGCCGAGGGCGTCACCCGCACCCTGGACAAGCTCGACGCGATCGGCGTCAAGCACACCGGCTCGGCGCGGTCGGCGGGCGAGGCCGCGAAGCCGCTGATCCTCGACGTCCACGGCGTCAAGGTCGCCCAGGTGTCGTACGCCTTCGGCTTCAACGGCATCAAGGTGCCGGCCGGGAAACCGTGGCTGGCCAACCAGATCGACGTCGACGCCGTGCTGGCGGCGGCCCGCAAGGCCCGGCAGGCCGGGGCGCAGGTCGTCATCGCGAGCCTGCACTGGGGTGTCGAGTACCAGCACGAGCCGACGGCCGAACAGCGCTCGCAGGCCAAGAAGATCCTGGCCTCGGACGACGTCGACCTGATCGTCGGCCACCACGCCCACGTGGTCCAGCCGTTCGAGAAGATCGGCGGCAAGTGGGTGGCCTACGGGCTCGGCAACAGCGTCGCCCGCCACTCGGAACCCAAGGGCGACACGGAGGAAGGCGCGGCGGCCCGCTTCCGCTTCGTCCGCGACGGCGACCGCTGGAAGGTCGCCAAGGCCGAGTACATCCCGACCCTGATCCGCCTCGAGGCTCCCATCCGTCTGATCGACTTGTCGACATCTCCCTCGTCGCCCCCGGTCACCAAGGCCCTCCAGGACACGGACAAGAACATCCTGAGCCTCGGCGCAGCCAAATCCGGCCTCACCCGCCCCGGCCCGTAA
- a CDS encoding family 2B encapsulin nanocompartment shell protein has product MTGVPAGGHVPNANDWVVLVVTVTDPVGSEQAPSSLGRAAARTLATTTKSVPQMQGISSRWLLKVLPWVEVSGGAYRVNRRLSYAVGDGRVTFTTTGAQVRVIPPELGELAPLRGYDDETVLTELADRFTQREYAPGDALVEFGSPAEEVFLLAHGKITKIGTGAYGDHVVLGTLADGDHFGDTTLTDPDGIWEYTAKAVTTCTVLTLPRSAFQDILDRSETLQAHLADYRARGATASNDHGEAEISLASGHDGEPVLPATFVDYETRPREYELSVAQTVLRVHSRVADLYNQPMNQIEQQLRLTVEALRERQEHELVNNPDFGLLHNADFAQRIPTRTGPPTPDDLDALLTLVWKDPACFLAHPATIAAFGRECTKAGIYPASVDLAGHQVPSWRGVPLLPCNKIPVTDTRTSSILLMRTGEQAQGVVGLHQTGLPDEYQPGLNVRFMGINDQALISYLVSAYYSAAVLVPDALAVLEGAELGREIA; this is encoded by the coding sequence ATGACCGGCGTGCCGGCCGGCGGGCACGTGCCGAACGCGAATGATTGGGTGGTCCTCGTTGTGACTGTCACCGACCCGGTGGGATCCGAGCAGGCGCCGTCGAGCCTGGGGCGGGCGGCGGCCCGGACCCTGGCCACGACGACCAAATCGGTCCCGCAGATGCAGGGCATCTCCTCCCGCTGGCTGCTCAAAGTACTGCCCTGGGTCGAGGTCTCCGGCGGCGCCTACCGCGTCAACCGCCGCCTCTCCTACGCGGTCGGGGACGGCCGGGTCACCTTCACCACCACCGGCGCCCAAGTCCGCGTCATCCCCCCCGAACTCGGCGAACTCGCCCCCCTGCGCGGCTACGACGACGAGACCGTCCTCACCGAACTCGCCGACCGCTTCACCCAACGCGAATACGCCCCCGGCGACGCCCTCGTCGAATTCGGCTCCCCCGCCGAAGAAGTCTTCCTCCTCGCCCACGGCAAGATCACCAAAATCGGCACCGGCGCCTACGGCGACCACGTCGTCCTCGGCACCCTCGCCGACGGCGACCACTTCGGCGACACCACCCTCACCGACCCCGACGGCATCTGGGAATACACCGCCAAAGCCGTCACCACCTGCACCGTCCTGACCCTCCCCCGCAGCGCCTTCCAGGACATCCTCGACCGCTCCGAAACACTGCAGGCCCACCTGGCCGACTACCGCGCCCGCGGCGCCACGGCCAGCAACGACCACGGCGAAGCCGAAATCTCCCTCGCCTCCGGCCACGACGGCGAACCCGTCCTCCCCGCCACCTTCGTCGACTACGAAACCCGCCCCCGCGAATACGAACTCTCCGTCGCGCAGACGGTGCTGCGGGTCCACTCCCGCGTCGCCGACCTCTACAACCAGCCCATGAACCAGATCGAACAACAACTCCGCCTCACCGTCGAAGCACTGCGCGAACGGCAAGAACACGAACTGGTCAACAACCCCGACTTCGGGCTCCTGCACAACGCCGACTTCGCCCAGCGCATCCCCACCCGCACCGGCCCACCCACCCCCGACGACCTCGACGCCCTGCTCACCCTCGTCTGGAAAGACCCCGCCTGCTTCCTCGCCCACCCCGCCACCATCGCCGCCTTCGGCCGCGAATGCACCAAAGCCGGCATCTACCCTGCCAGCGTCGACCTCGCCGGCCACCAAGTCCCCTCCTGGCGCGGCGTCCCCCTCCTGCCCTGCAACAAAATCCCCGTCACCGACACCCGCACCAGCTCCATCCTGCTGATGCGCACCGGCGAACAAGCCCAAGGCGTCGTCGGACTGCACCAAACCGGACTCCCCGACGAATACCAGCCCGGCCTCAACGTCCGCTTCATGGGCATCAACGACCAAGCCCTCATCTCCTACCTCGTCTCCGCCTACTACTCCGCCGCCGTCCTCGTCCCCGACGCCCTCGCCGTGCTGGAAGGCGCCGAACTCGGACGGGAAATCGCGTGA